The following coding sequences lie in one Synechococcus sp. PCC 7336 genomic window:
- the murB gene encoding UDP-N-acetylmuramate dehydrogenase: MTQSSRNLPPPCVAAQISLAPYTTFRVGGAAEWLGLPRSPQELHDSLAWAQSQDLVCRFMGLGSNLLIGDRGLPGLTLSTRKLKQVKALEDGKLWVEAGASAVKLAHTVADWGWSGLEWAVGVPGTLGGMAVMNAGAHGCETKDVLVSVDILDESLQSRTLDPQELDYRYRDSLLQHRPWIVTAATFQLEPDRDPEQVRAQTQAFWEIRHSTQPYDWPSCGSVFRNPYPQTAGWLIEQTGLKGYQLGGAQVSEKHANFIINRDRATATDIYRLIEQVREQVYERWDIMLHPEVRVLGEFD; the protein is encoded by the coding sequence GTGACGCAGTCCTCCCGCAATTTACCCCCTCCTTGTGTCGCCGCTCAGATTTCCCTTGCCCCCTACACGACATTTCGCGTTGGCGGAGCAGCGGAATGGTTGGGCTTGCCGCGATCGCCCCAAGAGCTCCACGACAGTTTGGCTTGGGCGCAGTCGCAGGACTTAGTATGCCGCTTTATGGGGTTGGGCAGCAATCTGTTGATCGGCGATCGCGGCTTGCCCGGGCTCACCCTCAGCACCCGCAAACTCAAGCAAGTCAAGGCTTTAGAGGACGGCAAGCTGTGGGTGGAAGCTGGGGCTTCTGCGGTCAAACTGGCCCATACTGTGGCCGACTGGGGTTGGAGTGGGTTGGAATGGGCCGTTGGGGTGCCGGGAACGCTCGGGGGCATGGCCGTCATGAATGCAGGAGCGCACGGCTGCGAAACCAAGGATGTGCTGGTGAGTGTAGACATTCTGGACGAGTCGCTGCAGTCCCGCACTTTAGACCCGCAGGAGTTGGACTATCGCTATCGTGACTCGCTCTTGCAGCATCGCCCTTGGATTGTCACGGCAGCCACATTTCAACTGGAACCCGATCGCGATCCAGAACAAGTGCGAGCCCAAACCCAAGCCTTTTGGGAAATCCGACATTCTACCCAACCTTATGACTGGCCCAGTTGCGGCAGTGTATTTCGCAATCCCTATCCCCAAACAGCGGGCTGGCTGATCGAACAAACGGGGTTGAAGGGCTATCAACTGGGGGGGGCACAGGTGTCTGAGAAACATGCCAATTTCATTATCAATCGCGATCGCGCGACGGCCACAGATATTTATCGCTTGATTGAGCAGGTCCGCGAGCAGGTCTACGAGCGCTGGGATATTATGCTGCACCCCGAGGTCCGAGTTTTAGGGGAGTTTGATTGA
- the tumA gene encoding antitoxin TumA, which produces MRKQTIQYTSPIDALVAVTKRLSTYENEQKLDSEDFFNRYQQGKLSDDLLFVEWANDYRYYLDIRIENVSDESELEEVYEPHPC; this is translated from the coding sequence ATGCGCAAACAAACGATTCAATATACTTCTCCCATCGATGCTCTGGTCGCAGTCACCAAACGCCTCAGCACCTACGAAAACGAGCAAAAGCTCGACTCTGAAGACTTCTTCAACCGCTATCAGCAAGGGAAGCTTTCAGATGACCTCTTGTTCGTCGAATGGGCCAACGACTACCGCTACTATCTCGATATTCGCATCGAAAACGTGTCGGATGAATCCGAGCTTGAAGAGGTCTATGAACCTCATCCATGTTGA
- a CDS encoding DUF86 domain-containing protein produces the protein MNPRDSASLLDIAKAARLALQFIRGTTAANFTADIKTQSAVLYQIAILGEAVKRLSPEFRQQTSAIPWTAIAGMRDKLIHDYEGVDVRRVWLTLQTNIPELLQAIEPWLIT, from the coding sequence ATGAACCCGCGAGATAGCGCCTCATTACTCGACATCGCCAAAGCCGCTCGGCTCGCCCTTCAATTTATTCGGGGCACCACCGCAGCAAACTTTACCGCAGACATCAAAACTCAATCCGCCGTGCTCTACCAAATCGCCATCCTGGGAGAAGCCGTCAAACGCCTCTCCCCAGAATTTCGCCAACAAACCTCCGCAATTCCCTGGACGGCGATCGCAGGAATGCGAGATAAACTCATTCACGATTACGAAGGTGTTGATGTGCGCCGCGTATGGCTCACCCTTCAAACCAACATTCCTGAGTTGTTGCAGGCGATCGAGCCGTGGTTAATAACGTAG
- a CDS encoding nucleotidyltransferase family protein gives MQLGNIELPTETVDRFCQKWQIAELALFGSVLRDDFRPDSDLDILISFAPNTPWTLLDLITMQQELEQIAGRNVDLIEKHVIETSDNWIRRNEILSTARVVYS, from the coding sequence ATGCAGCTAGGCAACATTGAACTACCCACCGAAACAGTCGATCGCTTCTGTCAAAAATGGCAGATTGCCGAGCTAGCTCTGTTCGGCTCCGTATTGAGAGACGACTTCCGTCCCGATAGCGATCTAGACATCCTCATCAGCTTTGCCCCCAACACCCCTTGGACTCTCCTCGACCTCATCACCATGCAACAGGAACTCGAACAGATCGCAGGCCGAAACGTCGATCTAATTGAAAAACACGTCATCGAAACCAGCGACAACTGGATCCGTCGCAACGAAATCTTAAGCACCGCTCGCGTCGTCTATTCCTAA
- a CDS encoding four helix bundle protein: MKSLSSYRELIVWQKSMNLAVKIYAATRSFPAEEKFGITSQIRRAATSIPANIAEGQARKTTGEFLQSLGIARGSLAELETFIILSAKLDYLTLTNSENLLNACTEIGKMLRGLMKSLSTPH; encoded by the coding sequence ATGAAATCTTTAAGCTCGTATCGGGAGTTGATCGTCTGGCAGAAATCAATGAACTTAGCCGTCAAGATTTATGCCGCTACGCGGAGTTTTCCTGCCGAAGAGAAATTTGGGATCACCTCACAGATACGGCGAGCCGCCACGTCAATTCCAGCCAATATCGCGGAGGGTCAGGCCAGGAAAACGACCGGGGAGTTTCTACAGTCGCTTGGCATTGCGCGGGGATCTCTGGCGGAACTGGAAACCTTCATAATTTTGTCCGCGAAGCTGGATTATCTCACCCTGACAAATTCCGAGAACTTACTCAACGCTTGTACCGAGATTGGCAAAATGCTGCGGGGACTCATGAAATCTCTCTCCACTCCCCACTAA
- a CDS encoding type II toxin-antitoxin system VapC family toxin yields MILADTSVWIDYLRQGEPLLAEQLRQGTIVMHEMVLGELAIGSFKNRQLLLKRWQALPSIQPATSDQVLVLLDTHQLMGRGVGWIDLHLLTAVSLVGDAELWTRDKRLKTIAESLSLTSPLL; encoded by the coding sequence ATGATTTTGGCTGACACCTCGGTTTGGATTGATTATCTGCGGCAAGGGGAACCGCTCTTAGCAGAGCAACTGCGCCAGGGAACAATTGTGATGCATGAAATGGTGCTGGGCGAACTCGCGATCGGCTCCTTCAAAAATCGCCAGCTTTTGCTCAAGCGTTGGCAGGCTCTGCCGTCGATTCAACCTGCTACCAGTGACCAGGTTTTGGTCTTGCTCGATACGCATCAGCTCATGGGACGTGGTGTCGGCTGGATCGATCTGCATTTGCTAACTGCTGTTTCTCTGGTTGGCGATGCAGAACTTTGGACGCGAGATAAACGCCTCAAAACCATTGCCGAATCTCTCAGCCTGACCTCACCGTTACTCTAA
- a CDS encoding type II toxin-antitoxin system HicA family toxin translates to MSSKTPRLNAKQVIEQLKAAGFVEVSQTGSHLKLFNSATRRTAIVPIHSKRVIPMGTLKAIEKQADIQFS, encoded by the coding sequence ATGTCTTCCAAAACTCCACGCCTGAACGCTAAACAGGTGATTGAGCAACTCAAAGCTGCTGGTTTTGTTGAGGTCTCCCAAACGGGCTCCCACCTCAAGCTATTCAATTCAGCAACCCGCCGTACCGCGATCGTCCCGATTCATAGCAAAAGAGTCATTCCTATGGGTACTTTGAAGGCGATTGAGAAACAAGCCGATATCCAGTTCTCTTAA
- a CDS encoding type II toxin-antitoxin system HicB family antitoxin, translating to MIIRAVIEWDEESTAYSATCPELNFVSSFGDTKDEAIANLKDAIQLMLEPIPDQFLEGSKPKEVVELAL from the coding sequence ATGATTATTCGAGCTGTCATTGAATGGGATGAGGAGTCCACTGCTTACTCTGCAACTTGTCCAGAACTCAATTTTGTCTCTTCCTTTGGCGATACCAAAGATGAAGCGATCGCGAACCTCAAGGATGCGATTCAGTTAATGCTGGAGCCGATTCCTGACCAGTTTTTAGAGGGCAGCAAGCCCAAAGAAGTGGTGGAACTGGCGCTGTAG
- the map gene encoding type I methionyl aminopeptidase: protein MQSGLDTVSQPNRRIVLLSKREIEKMRRAGRLAAQLLDYLEPLIQPGISTLELNDEAERWTRERDAISAPLGYQGFPKSICTSVNDVVCHGIPNAKQILREGDIINVDVTPILDGFHGDTSKTFFVGTPSAKAKHLVEVTEECLRRGIAEVAPGKRVGDIGAAIQEYAEGQGFSVVREFVGHGVNKVFHTEPQIPHYGKRGTGPKFRPGMTFTIEPMINEGKAATRVLPDKWTAVTVDRKLSAQFEHTLVVTEDGVEILTLAD, encoded by the coding sequence GTGCAATCGGGGCTGGATACCGTCTCGCAACCCAACCGCCGAATTGTGTTGCTGTCCAAACGGGAAATCGAGAAGATGCGGCGGGCAGGGCGGCTAGCGGCTCAACTGCTGGATTATTTAGAACCCCTGATCCAGCCGGGTATCAGCACTTTAGAACTGAATGACGAAGCGGAACGCTGGACTCGAGAGCGCGATGCCATTAGTGCGCCGCTGGGCTATCAAGGTTTTCCCAAATCCATTTGCACCAGTGTTAACGATGTCGTCTGCCACGGCATTCCCAATGCCAAGCAGATTTTGCGCGAGGGGGACATTATCAATGTCGATGTCACCCCGATTCTGGATGGCTTCCACGGGGATACCTCGAAGACCTTTTTTGTGGGCACTCCTTCTGCCAAGGCCAAGCATCTAGTGGAGGTGACTGAGGAATGTTTGCGACGGGGCATTGCAGAAGTCGCTCCTGGCAAGCGGGTTGGGGATATTGGCGCTGCTATTCAGGAGTATGCCGAGGGGCAAGGGTTTTCGGTGGTGCGGGAGTTTGTCGGCCACGGCGTCAATAAGGTGTTTCACACCGAACCGCAGATTCCCCATTACGGCAAGCGCGGCACCGGGCCTAAGTTTCGTCCGGGCATGACATTCACGATCGAGCCGATGATCAATGAGGGCAAGGCCGCGACGCGGGTATTGCCTGACAAGTGGACGGCAGTTACGGTCGATCGCAAGCTGTCTGCTCAGTTCGAGCACACGCTTGTGGTGACCGAGGATGGGGTTGAGATTCTGACCCTGGCAGACTGA
- a CDS encoding phage holin family protein: MLGILVVWLVTSVSLFIISKVPFIGVEIVSFEKAMISAAVFGILNAILGGILRFLALPFNFLTLGLVFFLINAFIFGLAAKLVEGFRLKNGIASAILGALALSILNSLIFRIL; the protein is encoded by the coding sequence ATGCTTGGAATTCTCGTTGTTTGGCTGGTCACAAGTGTCAGCCTGTTTATCATTTCCAAAGTGCCCTTCATTGGTGTGGAGATCGTCAGCTTCGAGAAAGCGATGATTTCAGCAGCCGTCTTTGGCATTCTGAATGCGATCTTGGGAGGCATTTTGCGCTTTCTTGCTTTGCCGTTCAATTTTTTGACCTTGGGTTTGGTCTTCTTCCTCATCAATGCGTTCATCTTTGGCCTTGCCGCCAAGTTAGTCGAAGGGTTTCGTCTCAAAAATGGCATTGCAAGCGCGATCTTGGGAGCCTTGGCTCTCAGCATCCTGAACTCGCTAATCTTCCGCATTCTGTAA
- a CDS encoding M23 family metallopeptidase, giving the protein MSLKSHRNSHWQRSLWQVLLALGISLALLARFAVSSAQSLPSFGLPIDCDLGQDCFILQYVDRDSGPGAVDFGCGRMTYDGHKGTDFAIPDAAAMAAGVPVVASSAGTVLRVRDGVLDRRVVSDEQRAAVSDRECGNGIVVDLGDGWETQYCHLRQGSVAVQPGDRVERGQLLGLVGMSGLASFPHVHLTVRREGRVIDPFVGVEGSEGCGGDRQSLWNVSLAYQPTGLVRAGFAPQPPELGQLWAGEFAGDRLPSDSAALVFWVQAYGVLDGDEERIQLIAPDGSIAAEKQGELRNQRIWLSFAGKRLRREGREGDRWLGQYQLVRQGEVLLDVERAIVLE; this is encoded by the coding sequence ATGAGTTTGAAAAGCCACCGGAATTCGCATTGGCAACGCTCGCTCTGGCAAGTGCTGCTAGCTCTAGGGATTTCTCTTGCCCTTCTGGCTCGGTTTGCGGTTTCATCCGCTCAGTCTCTACCGTCGTTCGGTTTACCCATTGACTGCGACCTCGGGCAAGACTGCTTTATCTTGCAATACGTCGATCGCGATTCCGGTCCCGGTGCGGTCGATTTTGGCTGCGGACGGATGACCTATGACGGCCACAAGGGCACTGATTTTGCCATTCCCGATGCGGCGGCGATGGCCGCAGGGGTGCCAGTGGTGGCGTCGTCAGCGGGAACTGTCTTGCGGGTGCGGGACGGGGTTCTCGATCGCCGCGTCGTCTCAGACGAGCAACGAGCTGCCGTATCCGATAGGGAGTGCGGCAACGGCATTGTTGTCGATCTCGGAGACGGTTGGGAAACCCAATACTGTCACCTACGACAGGGGAGTGTTGCAGTACAACCGGGGGATAGAGTCGAGCGCGGCCAATTGTTGGGGTTGGTGGGCATGTCGGGATTGGCTTCATTTCCCCACGTTCACCTGACGGTGCGTCGCGAAGGTCGCGTCATTGACCCCTTTGTTGGAGTTGAGGGGAGCGAGGGTTGCGGGGGCGATCGCCAGTCTCTGTGGAATGTATCGCTGGCCTATCAGCCGACGGGTTTAGTCAGAGCGGGGTTTGCACCCCAACCGCCAGAGTTGGGGCAATTGTGGGCGGGGGAGTTTGCGGGCGATCGCCTCCCGTCAGACAGTGCCGCCCTCGTGTTTTGGGTACAGGCTTATGGCGTATTGGATGGGGACGAGGAGCGCATTCAGCTCATTGCTCCCGATGGCAGCATCGCTGCTGAAAAGCAAGGGGAGCTTCGGAACCAGCGGATTTGGCTGAGTTTTGCGGGCAAGCGATTGAGGAGGGAAGGTCGCGAAGGCGATCGCTGGTTGGGTCAATATCAACTCGTCCGCCAGGGGGAGGTTCTGTTGGATGTAGAACGGGCGATCGTGTTGGAATGA
- the cbiB gene encoding adenosylcobinamide-phosphate synthase CbiB, translating into MLPHPPPAIALAGALLLDFLLADPWSWYHPVQAMGAAIALGKRLILQICPQPRQQQWGGAVLTGLLLLGSYAFAATSIWLATRWHPWAGVVTHVVLLASCLGAKSLRLAALSLLPPLQQQDLPTARHLLSRYVGRDTEALDEAEICRAAIETVAENTPDGATAPLFYAAIGGAPLAFAYKALSTLDSMVGYRREPYTHLGRVPARLEDAATWLPCRLTAIALALWSREPWQYLRRCASDACQDPSPNSGWSEAAFAWLLGVQLGGENLYGGVKVLKPRLGKPNCSPTPTAVQESVTWLRKVMLCWLGGISLLYAIACAARRGIEGFS; encoded by the coding sequence GTGTTGCCTCACCCTCCCCCCGCGATCGCCCTAGCCGGAGCTTTGCTGCTCGATTTCCTGCTAGCCGATCCCTGGAGTTGGTACCATCCCGTGCAGGCAATGGGGGCGGCGATCGCGCTTGGCAAACGGCTGATTTTGCAAATTTGCCCCCAGCCTCGGCAGCAACAATGGGGCGGTGCAGTCCTGACGGGACTGTTGCTCCTCGGGAGTTATGCCTTTGCCGCCACTTCTATCTGGCTCGCCACCCGCTGGCACCCTTGGGCTGGTGTCGTCACTCATGTCGTCCTACTGGCCAGTTGTCTGGGAGCCAAAAGCTTGCGTCTCGCAGCCCTCTCCCTCTTACCCCCACTCCAGCAACAGGATTTGCCGACTGCCCGCCACCTACTCAGCCGTTACGTCGGTCGCGACACCGAAGCTTTGGACGAAGCCGAAATTTGTCGGGCAGCGATCGAAACTGTGGCCGAAAACACCCCCGACGGAGCGACTGCCCCCTTGTTTTACGCGGCGATCGGTGGAGCACCCCTAGCATTTGCCTACAAAGCCCTCAGCACCCTCGACTCGATGGTGGGCTATCGGCGAGAACCCTATACCCACTTGGGCCGAGTTCCCGCCCGCCTGGAAGATGCCGCCACTTGGCTGCCCTGCCGATTGACTGCGATCGCGCTGGCCCTCTGGAGCAGGGAACCGTGGCAGTATTTGCGCCGCTGCGCCAGCGATGCTTGCCAAGATCCGAGTCCCAATTCGGGTTGGAGCGAAGCGGCATTTGCTTGGCTGTTGGGGGTGCAATTGGGGGGCGAAAATCTGTACGGAGGCGTTAAAGTGCTCAAACCGCGCTTGGGGAAACCCAATTGCAGCCCGACTCCAACGGCGGTGCAAGAGAGTGTGACCTGGTTGCGCAAAGTGATGCTCTGTTGGCTGGGGGGCATTAGTCTGTTGTACGCGATCGCCTGCGCAGCTCGACGAGGGATAGAAGGGTTCAGTTAG
- a CDS encoding DUF1622 domain-containing protein, protein MQWIGYLESSLAEVVGLLKFVLEAISVLCVFLALATTLRLALLQSFRLQDYRFVLLRLRFGSWLALALEFQLGADILTSTIAPSFEALGKLGAIALIRTFLNYFLNKELEAEAESTRKTGLQETKG, encoded by the coding sequence ATGCAGTGGATTGGGTATCTAGAAAGTAGCTTGGCTGAAGTTGTAGGGCTCCTCAAGTTTGTTCTGGAGGCGATTTCGGTCCTGTGCGTTTTTCTCGCCTTGGCAACCACCCTGCGATTGGCGCTCCTACAATCCTTTCGCCTTCAAGACTACCGTTTTGTGCTCTTGCGGTTGCGCTTCGGCTCCTGGCTGGCTCTAGCACTGGAATTTCAGTTGGGAGCCGACATCCTGACCAGCACGATTGCTCCGTCGTTTGAGGCGCTAGGTAAACTGGGGGCGATCGCTTTGATCCGGACTTTTCTCAACTACTTCCTCAACAAAGAGCTGGAAGCCGAAGCCGAATCCACACGAAAAACGGGCTTGCAAGAAACAAAAGGTTAA
- a CDS encoding geranylgeranylglycerol-phosphate geranylgeranyltransferase: MPSSSPTNSWLEQSRAFAHLFRLPVAILAALAGCTTVYALNSAMALDRYLLAGIVLACMYSAACAINDYWDLDKDRINHADRPLPSGRLSLAQARRAAIALFTTAAIAALHLGLYPFLLVAMVIPLLWHYSQILAYSGILGNAIVAAVIAALILFGGLVAHRPFAMVYSTGFLFVYQWAKEIIWDVHDAKGDRDRGVTTIANRWGDRTAFGIAWGAIATLMASIPSALFLLPMARPLWFAVFAGAMLLSLAIALIRYQLHRSAIAYDSFIIWERLGMLFGIIGLLGTAPPS; the protein is encoded by the coding sequence GTGCCATCTTCTTCCCCGACAAATTCTTGGCTCGAACAGAGCAGAGCGTTTGCGCATCTGTTTCGGTTGCCCGTAGCAATTCTTGCCGCTTTAGCGGGCTGCACGACTGTCTATGCCCTCAATTCCGCTATGGCACTCGATCGCTATCTACTCGCCGGGATCGTCCTAGCATGCATGTACTCAGCCGCCTGTGCGATTAACGATTATTGGGATTTAGACAAAGATCGCATCAATCATGCCGACAGACCTCTTCCCTCCGGTCGTCTCTCGCTGGCACAAGCCCGCAGAGCGGCGATCGCTTTGTTTACTACAGCGGCGATCGCCGCCCTTCATCTCGGCCTCTATCCATTCCTATTGGTCGCAATGGTCATCCCCTTGTTGTGGCATTATTCGCAGATCCTTGCCTACAGTGGCATCCTCGGCAATGCGATCGTGGCCGCCGTGATTGCTGCACTGATTCTATTCGGAGGATTGGTGGCTCATCGACCGTTTGCGATGGTGTATTCCACTGGCTTTTTGTTTGTCTATCAATGGGCAAAGGAAATTATTTGGGACGTACACGATGCGAAAGGCGATCGCGATCGCGGCGTGACGACGATTGCGAACCGGTGGGGAGATAGAACGGCATTTGGAATTGCCTGGGGGGCAATCGCTACCCTGATGGCTTCCATCCCCAGCGCCTTATTCCTGCTGCCAATGGCTCGCCCCCTTTGGTTTGCCGTCTTTGCTGGGGCAATGCTGCTGAGTTTGGCGATCGCTCTGATTCGCTATCAACTGCACCGCAGTGCGATCGCCTACGACAGTTTTATTATTTGGGAACGGTTGGGCATGTTGTTCGGCATTATTGGTTTGTTAGGTACTGCACCACCCTCGTAA
- a CDS encoding DUF488 domain-containing protein, with the protein MIKATIYTFGYGNRSNYDDLRSALLENEISTLVDVRKNPRGWSAIWGAKKLASFCDSLGIEYLSKKDLGNDSGNSTWEPPDRALAEAALVDVSKLAERRNILLMCAEKDWNRCHRAEVSERVKTMVGAGVVHLS; encoded by the coding sequence ATGATAAAAGCAACAATTTATACTTTTGGCTACGGAAACCGTAGCAACTACGACGATCTCCGATCGGCCCTTCTTGAAAATGAGATCTCTACATTGGTGGATGTGAGGAAGAATCCTCGCGGTTGGAGCGCGATCTGGGGTGCCAAGAAGCTTGCCTCCTTCTGTGACTCTCTGGGAATCGAGTATCTGTCAAAGAAAGACTTAGGAAACGACTCGGGCAACAGTACTTGGGAGCCACCTGATAGGGCGTTAGCTGAGGCTGCACTAGTGGATGTCTCGAAGCTAGCTGAGCGTCGAAACATTTTGCTGATGTGTGCTGAAAAGGATTGGAACCGCTGTCATCGGGCAGAGGTATCTGAACGAGTCAAGACAATGGTGGGGGCTGGAGTCGTGCATCTTTCCTGA